One genomic segment of Myxococcales bacterium includes these proteins:
- a CDS encoding pilus assembly protein PilM codes for MKKLNYKDIVKKARALLHKKPERLGIHLEGSEARIVRLAKSPQGVFKLEAFERVAFNLAQPTIEQQRDFVRAVARVGGGLQKVAVNVEDPSLKIRRMVFPKMPDGDVREAIRWNFRENIEVPIEEYVVGFSPLQEIPEEGKIAVMAFGVSRKAIANYAERVKALGLKLVSLEPAATAILAAFTLNGVLNDDKYHVCVVYGESISIFTVMKGSELLFSRPLPNMCQGTLKKNLVRDVGVPETKIEEMLALWIKQSPSDSSSEEWAKVAEGDFNSRFMASMTHFYSNFVIEIQRSIDAFCIQYDVEQVDLIHVCDIGVRYPGLVRHIERTLGHKAKACNPFVALCPPDILQGSILDEAPSYVAAVGLALP; via the coding sequence GTGAAAAAATTGAACTACAAAGATATTGTGAAGAAGGCGCGGGCTCTCTTGCATAAAAAACCTGAGAGGCTTGGGATTCACCTCGAGGGGAGCGAGGCCCGCATCGTCCGGCTGGCAAAGAGCCCCCAGGGAGTTTTCAAACTGGAGGCCTTTGAGAGGGTGGCCTTCAATCTCGCGCAGCCAACCATCGAGCAACAGAGAGACTTCGTCAGAGCTGTGGCGAGGGTCGGCGGCGGCTTGCAGAAGGTGGCCGTCAACGTCGAGGATCCCAGCCTTAAAATCCGGAGGATGGTATTCCCGAAGATGCCCGACGGCGACGTCAGGGAGGCCATCAGATGGAATTTCAGAGAAAACATAGAGGTGCCGATAGAGGAATATGTCGTCGGCTTCAGCCCGCTACAGGAAATTCCTGAAGAGGGGAAGATTGCGGTCATGGCATTTGGTGTTTCCCGAAAAGCCATAGCGAACTATGCTGAGAGGGTAAAAGCGCTCGGGTTGAAGCTCGTGTCGCTCGAACCGGCTGCTACAGCCATCCTTGCAGCCTTCACCCTCAACGGTGTTTTGAATGACGACAAATATCATGTCTGTGTCGTGTATGGTGAAAGCATATCAATTTTCACTGTGATGAAGGGGAGCGAGCTTCTTTTTTCGCGCCCGCTTCCAAATATGTGTCAGGGCACCTTGAAGAAGAACCTCGTCCGCGACGTCGGAGTTCCGGAGACTAAGATCGAGGAGATGTTGGCGCTTTGGATTAAACAGTCTCCGTCCGATTCCTCTTCAGAAGAATGGGCCAAGGTCGCCGAGGGGGATTTCAATTCGAGGTTCATGGCATCGATGACTCATTTCTACAGCAACTTCGTAATAGAGATTCAGAGATCCATTGATGCATTTTGTATCCAGTACGATGTTGAACAGGTTGATCTTATACATGTTTGCGACATCGGCGTGCGCTACCCGGGGCTTGTAAGGCATATCGAGAGGACGCTTGGGCATAAGGCCAAGGCCTGCAATCCATTTGTAGCCCTCTGTCCGCCGGATATTCTACAGGGCTCTATCTTGGATGAGGCCCCATCCTATGTAGCTGCTGTTGGCTTGGCTTTGCCGTGA
- a CDS encoding tetratricopeptide repeat protein — MSLIHEALKKAQEAQKDSIGSGVSSIEGAAELSKNRFSKRTVVLAILLAISVGIFAYLRLKPKPGDVAAVAPRQPTTEAQQPQESDVALLKKRSIESYRNGDYNAAWSNLSAALNLQKGDPEIWNNLGMVEKKRGNDEKAREYYMQAIELKADYMEALNNVAVLDMQLGNNTSAIDYFTKALKVSPAYPEANFNLAFLYDVRGDKAKAAEYYKRFLSVGGNFPGNVIDSVRSRLMDLE, encoded by the coding sequence ATGTCTCTGATTCATGAAGCGTTGAAGAAGGCGCAGGAAGCCCAGAAGGATTCTATCGGTTCCGGCGTTTCGAGTATCGAGGGGGCCGCCGAATTATCGAAGAACCGCTTTTCTAAGAGGACGGTAGTTCTAGCCATTCTGCTTGCCATCTCGGTTGGGATATTCGCCTATCTGCGCCTTAAACCGAAACCCGGCGATGTTGCTGCAGTTGCGCCGAGGCAGCCGACTACCGAAGCTCAACAGCCTCAGGAATCCGATGTCGCTCTTCTCAAGAAAAGGTCGATCGAATCATACAGGAACGGTGACTACAACGCGGCTTGGAGCAATCTTTCAGCTGCGCTGAATCTGCAGAAAGGCGACCCGGAGATTTGGAATAACCTGGGCATGGTCGAGAAGAAACGCGGCAACGATGAAAAGGCCAGGGAATATTATATGCAAGCGATAGAACTCAAAGCCGACTACATGGAGGCACTCAACAATGTTGCAGTTCTTGATATGCAGTTGGGTAACAACACCTCTGCAATCGATTATTTTACAAAGGCCTTGAAAGTTTCCCCCGCGTATCCTGAGGCAAACTTTAACTTGGCGTTCCTATACGATGTGCGTGGCGACAAGGCTAAGGCCGCGGAATACTACAAAAGGTTTTTGAGCGTAGGCGGGAATTTCCCAGGAAATGTAATTGATTCCGTACGCAGTCGGCTGATGGATCTCGAATAG